TTCACCCGAACGCGGCTCGGATTTGCGATGCGCGCGATCATGGCCGACCGCGCCGAGGCGCTGGCAACGGGTATCGACATCCAGCGCGTTTCCGCGATCGCGTTCATCATCGGGATCGCTCTGGCCGGCGTCGCCGGCGTTTTCGTTCCGTATCTGCTCGGCTCGATCTCGCCGGACATCGGCAACGACCTGACCACGACGTCGTTCGCGGTCATCATCATCGGCTCGCTGGGGAATCCGCTCGGAACGATCGTAGGCGGTCTGGTCTTCGGGATCGGAACGCTGTTCATGCAGACGTACTTTCCGTCGTGGTCGAATCTGGTTCCGTACGCGCTGCTGGTCATCATCGTCCTGATCCGGCCGGCCGGACTGCTCGGCCGGTCCGTGCGCGTCGCATAGTGAACGAAACGCTGCCGCCGGTACGCAACCGGATGCGCACGATTCTCCCGTCGGCAATCACGCTCGCCGTGATCGCCGCCGTGTTCGCGCTCGCGCCCGAAGTCTACCACAATCGCAGCCTCTTGTTTTCGATGATGACCTTTGTCGTGCTCGCGCAAGGGCTCAATTTGCTCTACGGGTTTACCGGGTATCTTCCGTTCGGCTACGTGGGATTTTTCGGAACCGGCGCGTACGCGACGTCGCTCCTCGTGCTGCATTCCAGCCTGCCGGTGCTCGTCTGCGTGTTGCTCGGAGGAGTGGCTGCGGTAATCGTAGGCGTCATTCTCGGGCCGCTGCTCCGATTGAACGGCGCGTATTTTGCGATCGCCAATCTCGCGGCTTCACAAATCATCTACAACATCGTTTCGAACCAAGACCTCGCCGGCGTGACCGGCGGCCCTTACGGATTGAAGATCGATCAGGTCTACAATCCCATCGCAAGTTACTTCACCATGCTCGTCATCGTACTCATCGCAACCGGACTCGCCGCGCATTTTCGTTTCTCGCGCTTCGGCCTCGCGCTTCGCGCGATGAACCAGGATCCGACCAGCGCGGCGATGGCCGGCATCGACGTGGTGCGCAACCGAGTGATCGTATGGCTCACGTCGGCGGCGGTCGCGGGACTCGCGGGGGGCGCCTACGCGTGGAACCTCTCGGTGTTCTATCCCGACGCGGTCTTCACGCTGCAGATTTCGGTCTTCGCGATCGTCTTCGCGCTCTTCGGCGGCGTCGGAACCGTGCTCGGCCCGGTGGTCGGCGCGGTCGTCCTGTACGCGCTCTACAACGCCGTCGGGATCTCGGCGCCGCAGTACTTCGAATTCATCTACGGCGCGCTGATCGTGATACTCGTCCTGTTTTTGCCGAACGGCCTGATGTCGCTCTTGACCCGGCGAGGCGTCCGTGTCCTCTGAGCCGCTCGAACCATTGCTTCGGCTCGAAGGTGTGACGAAACGCTTCGGAGGCCTTACGGCACTCGATCGCGTCGGCTTCTCGGTTGCGCCGAGCGAGATCCTCGGTTTGGTCGGGCCGAACGGGTCGGGCAAGACGACGGCGATCAACGTCATTTCCGGCATCTATCATGCGGACGCGGGAAGCGTGTGGTTCGACGGCCGCCGGATCGACCGCGTACCAAGTTTTCGGCGCGTTCCGCTGGGCATCAATCGAACCTTTCAGGTTCCCAAGCCCTTTCACGCGATGACGGTGCGCGAAAATGTCGAAGTAGCCGCATACTTCGGTGCGCATGCGCCCGTCGACATCGACGCGGTCCTCACGCAGGTCGACCTCGAAGGTCAAGCCGATCTCCTCGCCTCCGGGCTCAACGTCAATCAGCAAAAGCGGCTCGACCTGGGGCGCGCGCTCGCGACCTCGCCCAAACTCTTGCTGGTCGACGAAATCGGCGCCGGCCTGAACCCCGGCGAACTCACGATCATCGCCGATCTCTTGCGCAACCTGGCGGCGCGCGGCATCGCGTTGATCGTAGTCGAACATCTGCTCGAGTTCCTGAACCGTATCGCGCACCGCGTCATCGTATTGAGCGCCGGCCGGATGTTGTTCGAGGGAACGCTCGAAGGCGCGTCACGCAACCCTGATGTGGTTGCCGCGTTCATCGGCGGTTAACATGGCGTTACTCGAGTTACGCGGCGTTCAGTCGGGCTACGGCGCGATGCAGACCCTGTGGGGAATCGATCTCGACGTCGAATTCGGGGAGACCGTGCTTCTGCTCGGCGCGAACAGCGCGGGAAAGACGACGCTTCTTCGGACGATCATCGGGCTGCTGCCATGCTGGAGCGGAACGATTCGTTTCGAGGGCGAGCAGATCGAGCGGCTCTCTCCCGACCAGCGCATCCGCCGCGGCATCGCATTCATGTCGGAGCAAGGCGTCTTTGCGACGCTGACGATCGAGGAGAACCTTCGGCTCGGCGGATATTTTCTGAGCGCGAGTGAGGTGCGCCGGCGCAGCCGTCATCTCTTCGAACTCTTTCCCGATCTGGCCAAGAAGCGGCGGGATCTCGCGGCGTCGCTATCCGGCGGCCAGCGCAAGATGCTCGGCATCGCGAAGGTGTTGATCTCGCATCCCAAGCTTTTCCTGATGGATGAACCCTCGTCGGGGCTCGCGCCGGTCTTCGTCAAGCAAGTGGTTCAGGTGCTGCGCGAGGCGGTGGGGACGCAGACTGCACTTTTGCTCGCCGAACAGAACGTCGCGTTTCTCCCGCTTGCGCAGCGAGGCTATTTGATCGACGGCGGCCGCGTTCGCGTTTCCGGCACTCGGGCGCAGCTCGAAGCGAGCGACGCGGTGCGCGAAGCCTACTTCGGACTCTAGGGAAGCAGAGCTTCCCTAGAACGCGAGGGTGAGGCGCGTGCGCTCGGCGGTCGAGGAGACCTCGACCTCGCGTGCGCAGGCGCGCATGATGCGCAGGCCGCGGCCGCGATCGCCCTGCGACGGCGTCGTGCGCCAGTGTCCGGAACTCTCGACGTGAAGGATAACCTCGCCGTTCCCGCTGAGCGCCTCGACCTCGAAGGTCGCTTCGGGATCGGGGTTCCCGTACTCGATCGCGTTGGCGACGGCTTCGCCGATAGCGACGAGCAGATCGAATCCTTCCTCGTCAGTGAGACCCAGCCGCTTCGCATAGTGACGGATCGCTTCGCGCGCTAAGCGAGCCGCGCTCGGACGCGCGCTGAACGTGTAGCGCTCCACCGGCTTCACACCGGAGCGGTCGGACCGCTGCAGCATCAGCGTCGCGCAATCGTCGATGCTGCGGCCGTCGCCGCCGATGATCTTGGCGTGCAAGGTGGAGGCGCTGTGCCGTCCTTCCGCGGCCATCGCTTCGACCGCCGCCAGCAGGTCTTCTTCGCCGCTCATCGCGTCGCGGTGATGCTCGATCAATCCGTCGGTATAAAAATAGCAGGTCGATCCGGGCGCAAGCGTGATCGTGTGGACCGGCGAGGAGGCGGACTCACCGAGGCCCAGCAGCGTTCCCCCGCCGGGAAGCAGATACGCATCGCCGCTCGGCGTCACCAGCGCCGGGTGCGGATGCCCGGCGCAGGCATATCGCAGCACGCCGGTCTGCGGATCGTAGATCCCGATGATGGCCGAGGCCATGCCGATCTCCTGCGCGCTGACCATCGCCTCGACCGCTTCGATCATCGCGGACGGCGAAGCGTAGGTGGTGGCGGCCACGCGGATCGCGCGGCGGATCTCGCTCATCGCGACCGCCGCCTCCAGACCGTGTCCGGTCACGTCCCCGACCGAGATGCCGACCATGCCGCCGGCCAAATCGAACGCGTCATACCA
The Candidatus Baltobacteraceae bacterium genome window above contains:
- a CDS encoding ATP-binding cassette domain-containing protein produces the protein MTKRFGGLTALDRVGFSVAPSEILGLVGPNGSGKTTAINVISGIYHADAGSVWFDGRRIDRVPSFRRVPLGINRTFQVPKPFHAMTVRENVEVAAYFGAHAPVDIDAVLTQVDLEGQADLLASGLNVNQQKRLDLGRALATSPKLLLVDEIGAGLNPGELTIIADLLRNLAARGIALIVVEHLLEFLNRIAHRVIVLSAGRMLFEGTLEGASRNPDVVAAFIGG
- a CDS encoding SpoIIE family protein phosphatase → MIDGLEQLDTRSRASPIPRVTIVEQVARLCTNAFADLCAVYLRDSPGAPIVFCARAEEQYASLSEAALDDLYAERAREAGVTALLQHPLLVDGIAIGSVVLGSNGRSAPTKITPATAEAVASILATAIGQATQLAHHHRVSDRLQRAMLPEALIEADGMRFDAAYSPASREAEVGGDWYDAFDLAGGMVGISVGDVTGHGLEAAVAMSEIRRAIRVAATTYASPSAMIEAVEAMVSAQEIGMASAIIGIYDPQTGVLRYACAGHPHPALVTPSGDAYLLPGGGTLLGLGESASSPVHTITLAPGSTCYFYTDGLIEHHRDAMSGEEDLLAAVEAMAAEGRHSASTLHAKIIGGDGRSIDDCATLMLQRSDRSGVKPVERYTFSARPSAARLAREAIRHYAKRLGLTDEEGFDLLVAIGEAVANAIEYGNPDPEATFEVEALSGNGEVILHVESSGHWRTTPSQGDRGRGLRIMRACAREVEVSSTAERTRLTLAF
- a CDS encoding ABC transporter ATP-binding protein, which encodes MALLELRGVQSGYGAMQTLWGIDLDVEFGETVLLLGANSAGKTTLLRTIIGLLPCWSGTIRFEGEQIERLSPDQRIRRGIAFMSEQGVFATLTIEENLRLGGYFLSASEVRRRSRHLFELFPDLAKKRRDLAASLSGGQRKMLGIAKVLISHPKLFLMDEPSSGLAPVFVKQVVQVLREAVGTQTALLLAEQNVAFLPLAQRGYLIDGGRVRVSGTRAQLEASDAVREAYFGL
- a CDS encoding branched-chain amino acid ABC transporter permease: MNETLPPVRNRMRTILPSAITLAVIAAVFALAPEVYHNRSLLFSMMTFVVLAQGLNLLYGFTGYLPFGYVGFFGTGAYATSLLVLHSSLPVLVCVLLGGVAAVIVGVILGPLLRLNGAYFAIANLAASQIIYNIVSNQDLAGVTGGPYGLKIDQVYNPIASYFTMLVIVLIATGLAAHFRFSRFGLALRAMNQDPTSAAMAGIDVVRNRVIVWLTSAAVAGLAGGAYAWNLSVFYPDAVFTLQISVFAIVFALFGGVGTVLGPVVGAVVLYALYNAVGISAPQYFEFIYGALIVILVLFLPNGLMSLLTRRGVRVL